In Melanotaenia boesemani isolate fMelBoe1 chromosome 18, fMelBoe1.pri, whole genome shotgun sequence, the sequence TGAACAAAGCAGTGGCACAAAATTCCTTCTATTGAATCCAGACGTGTTTGCTTTAAGGTCAGTTTAACCCTAGAACCACCAGAGGGCGCCGTTCTGACTCCCCGCTGATGCAGAGTGAAAAAATGATCTTTATGGAGGCAGCGTTTTATTTCTCTGCAGCAATTTATGGATCAGAAGTAGACAAAGTGGAAGTAGATACGTATATATACGGGCTAAATCTCCATGAGTTTCATGGAGTTGAAAATGCAAAGGGGGCCAAAATGAGCCCTTGGCTGTTCTAGTGTCtcatgtttttatcagttttacaGGCCAACATGCTGTTTGAAGCTGGATGATGGAATTCATGCAAACAAGGACACCACAGACAAACACGGGAGGTTAGAGCACATGAGCTAAGAACACAGGGAGGGCCCAGAGCAAAGAGAAACCAACTTACAGACTCTCCCACTCTCTAGAAGGAGGAAAACGGGACAGAACAGAAACAGGCTTAGATGCGTCTACATCAGCTCTCTCCACCACACTGCATGCTTCCAGCTGTCCCAAACCACTCGGAGGCGACTCAGGTTCACCCAGACAGTGACATGGAGTCGTTTGATGTGAGTGGTGAGGTTTCTCCAGGTCCTGTGACACTTTGGAAGTGGACAGGAAGTCCACGCTGTCATATGACGGATAGTATGGAATGAGAAGCTGTTAGTGTACAAGGTGTGCACGTGGCCTGGCCATGCACTACGGCTGGAACGGCTCAACGTGCGCACGCAAACGCAGGCTGAACGCACACGTCATGCACACGGTTTTCCCATTGCATCCCGCCCGGCTAAAGAGCAGGATCGTTCCGATCCGAGCGTCCATCCTGCTGCTCGTCGGCTCAGAGCGGCGCCGACGTCTCACATGCACATGAAACAACACCATGTCACGTCTAACCGCCTGGTCTACACTTTCCTTTCCTTCAGATAACAATGTACAGATGCAGTCAGCTGGCCGTCCTCAGACAGACTTACGGTTTCATGTTAAAGAGGTCGCGCACGGCCACGGTGGTGTTGCACTCGCGGTTGCGGCTCCTCTCTGTGAACAGCTTGTCCTTGGTCCAGGTCATGTGCACACGCTCGGGCCCGGCGTCTTCCTTGTCGTTCACCGTGGCATGAGAAGCTGTGTTCCTGTCATGGATGAGCTGGGCCTGGGAAGAAACGACAAGGAAAACCAGAAGGAACACGAGCATCACCGCGATGTTTGAGGGGAGACGAGACGAAGCTAAATGAAAAAGTTTGGAAAGACGAGAAACAGGGAGGAAAgcagttttcacacatgcaccgTTAGCTCGGATGTTTGTACAACCCCAGTTCACTAAAAGTTGGgacctgtgtaaaatgtaagtaaatgttccagatgttgtgtactggtgaaaagtctggactgcaggcaggccagttcagcagccggactcttctcctgtgaagccatgctgctgtgatggatgcaggatgtggttcagcatcgtcttgctgaaacctgcaaggtcttccctgaaagagacgttgtctggatgggagcagatgttgctctaaaacctccatgtaccttttttaaatgagctttggtccagagaagacggaagaagatggttctggatcctgttcacatctggcttcttctctgcatgatggagctttaacctgcattagtgggtttcagggtgaactgtgttcacagacagtggtttctggaagtcttcctgagtccatgcagtggtttccagtagagaaccAGGTCTGGTTTTCTGTCTATCCAGTTTTGACCGTCGTGCTTGTCCCATGCGCACAAATATTCCTCCCGATTCTCTGAATATCATACACTGTAGACGGCGGGATGGTTCAAGGTTTTTGGATCAAGAAAcgtttttctaaaattgttaCACAATCTTTCCGTCCATCTTCACACCTGAGAGACTCGGCCTCTCTGAAAACAGTCACGTTCCTGACCTGCTGCCAGTTAATAGAATTAGTTTTAACGTTGTCCTCCAGTTGTTTACGTCTCCAGCCTCCGGTTCCAGCTTCtttcagatgtgttgctgctctCAAATTGAAAATGAGCAATTATTCTGCATGAAAGGGTAAAATATGTCAGTGTCAACAtctgttgttgtttctgttttcttggaaataaaaatatgggttaaaatcattgcattctgcttTCATCAACATTGACAAGTGTCCCAGCTTTTTAGGAAGTGGAAAACGGTTAAATTCAACATTGAGATGGGATCAAGCTCAGCTTGCTGACCTCAGCCTCGCTGTTGTCTGTTACATGTGTCGTGAACGGCTGACATCATGTGTGAAAACCCTTAAAAAGCAGCAGAGAGGTTCAGGGattaagaagaaaagaagggagACCAAGATCGTACCACCAGCACAAGACAAGGTAAGTGGACATACTGAGGAAGTAGGAGATGAGTAAGGAATCAGAAAAAGATGCAAACAGAAGACAAAGAATATAAAACAATCCAAACTGGGATTGAGAAGCGTGTGACAAACTGAAACACTGGTGTTGTGGTAAAGGTGTGTATCATCTGAACAGGACTAACATGTCTTTATTCCAGCTGACTACACCGGACATCTTTGTTCATGTTGTTCCTCTAAGACCACCGCAAGGAGCCGTCAGTGAATCCGTTTGAAAGCTTTCTGGTTGAAATATTTAGCAGGTGTGGATGGAAGTTTATCCCTGGAGAAGAGGTTTCCCTCCTGTGGTTGTAAACTGATTGTTGGGGGGGGGTGACTACAGCTCAGAAGTAACGAGAGAAGACAGTACCGTCATGAGGTTCAGATTCATCCAGGAGACACCAGAGACCAGTTTCTGAACCTTTTCAGGTCTCTGTGATGGTACTGTCCTCCCTCTTTGCAGTTTTCAGGgaagggttggggtggggggTTTGGGAGGCCGGGCAGCAGTTTCAGGTGCAACGGGCTGGTGTTCACAAAGCAGCTGTCAATGACTATGAAGTAAGTAGCACTACTTCTGGGCCAATGTGGACTTTGAGTGGTTGTTCTGCCATATGTCCATGATGGATGCTGTCTGGAAGGTCTTTAACCTGGACACACATCATCTAGAGCATCACAGACATGGATGAACCCAGAGTAAGCAGGTTAAAAAGCTCAGTGGATTATCCAGAGACCCTTGTCCTCTGAGGGCCTGAGCCCTGAGGTGACAATGAACACAGTCTGGATTTCTGCTTTAACAGCGGTGCTGATCCACACACTGCTCAGGAAATGAGTCATTACTGGCATTTGTGGAGAAGGTTGAGTTATGAGCAAGCAAGGCCCAACAAAGACAACCTCAATGATCTGGTGGTACACTCTGAAGAGCTTTACAATCTGGTGTCCACATTGGACAAGAATGGATCGCTGTCCACCCACATCAGTTTTTTTGGCAAATATGAGAGTAAAAACTCAATTTTCTGAGTTCAGATTTGAAACCccgatgatggtgatgatgaagaacTGTAGCCAGAGATGGAGCTTTGTGAATACGGCCCTGAGTGTTCTAACCAAGGGGGACAGTGGGTTGACAAAATCAGCTACCTCGTCCTCCTGAGTGTCCTCCATCGGTGAGGACTGCCGGCTGAGGGTGGAGCTCTCTGGTTCGCCCTGGTTCTTCCTCCGGATTGAGCTACGCGACTCATCGGTGATACTCTGAATCTGAGTGAGGCGGCGAGGCCCCGGCAGGCAGAGGTGGGTGAACAGGAGAGGGCCAGTTGTCATAGAGCTCAGCGTTCGGCCAGAGAAATCCTAAACTACGTCAGCTAATACCCACCTATCACCCACTGGGCTTTTATGTTCTAACACGCTATGCTACGCACAGCTGACGCCATAATTTTACATACATTCATCATGGACATGAATGTCGCATTCATTTTGGTCTTTTAAGGATTTTAAGCATGTTTCCAGGATGTAATGTGTATGCAACGTACAACAGTTCCCTAAAGCACCAGTTTGGTGCATAAGTTTGAATTTACAAGCAACACCTGGCGTTTGTGTCGCCAGTTTTCCGGCTGTTTATGTGACCCTGGAACTGGTTCCGTTTCTTTAAACTGGTTGGTTTCCTGGCACAGGCCTTGAGCCTAAGTATAGTCCTTGAATCTTATAGCTTTATCCATTCTGTAACCAATATTCCATCCACCTTACTGGCAGCGAAATGGCCCCAGACCATGATGctaccaccaccatgtttgacaGTGTTGTTTGCTAAAGCCTCAGCTTGACTCCTCCAAACATCCAAACTTCTTTGTTGTGGCCAAAAAACTCAGTCTTCATCCCATCTGACCATAAAACCTTCTCCCCGAAGGCGTGTGGCTTGTCCATGTGAGCTGCGTTCAGGCTGCGGCGGCTTCAGTGTGGACAGTGACGTTCCAGCAGATTCACGGTCAGTGTAGGCTGGAAATTAGGTGGTTCTTGGGTTGTTCTTGAACATCCCAACTAGTTTTTACCTGATGGTGACAGTCTGGATGATCCTCCAGAAAACTGGTAACACATCTGAATAACTTGTACAGATGATCTTGGAGTCCTCCTTCCACCTCGTTTAAATCTCAAATTGTCCCTTTTGGATCTTCACTAAGCTGCTTGGACTTTGCCATGATTTCGAGTAGTGGTCAATCCAATGAGAAGCTACCAGCTGCAGTCACACATGACCACAAACAAAGTTAATAGGTCTGGCCTTGTTAAGGGAAAAGATGAATCCTCAGCACCACTCAAAGCTTTCAGGACGTACGTATGAATCTAAACCTGTGTGTGTAATTTTGACCCTGTGTGGATACgagaaaatccaaaataaatagaaatgtatGTTTCAAGGAATCATTGAAGTTGTATGCTGCACAGACATCACATCCTGGACaagaacagtttaaataaatcattagaAGTCCTAAATTAATGTGACATTCATACAGATGAGTGTCTGCAAACGTTTGAGCGTAACTGTATGTTAGAAAGCTGACGTAAGGCTATTGTGCTCATACCCCTACTGATCCTCAGGTACCAGCACAGGTTCACGGTGGAGGTGTTAAACTTAAAGCAACAAATGCTGGATTTGGTGTTTGTGTGCCGTCACCTAGTCGGGCCGAGCACTGTGTTCAGGGCTACGttacctctctctctctttcagtcCTGGAAAGCTGCATCTGTTTCAGCATCTGAGACCTCTGCTCCATCACCAGGGTCTTCTCATAGGTGAAGGCTGAGATGTCATTATCATGCTGTGGAGGAGAGAACATACTGTAACTGTCCGGAGAAAACGGACCTCCGAGTTGTAAATACGATGTGGTTTTGTCTCACCATCTCCACGACTTCCACCTCAGCATCCAGTCGCAGGTGATAGAGGAACATCTGGAGGTCCTTCTTCATCTGGATGCTGTTGTCGTCCATCTGGGCGACGGTGAAGATGCGCATCTTACACTTCCTCCACACCTGCAGGAGGAGAGGTGCTTACCGTGAGATGGATGGATCGTTTCAGGGATCAACGCAGTCCAAACACACCAACCAACCTTGTGCTGTCGCAGCAGGAAGGGCAGCAGCATCAACATGCCTCCATCGTGGACCACCCACCACACATCGATGGTGCCCTCCCCCAGCCTGTCCTGGTTGGTGGGGAAACTGTCCACATTTTTGGCCACAAGCAAAGCCTGATGGGCAGCTGTGGTCTCGCGTATCGCCTCTGGATGGACGGAAGATCAGAGAGGTTGGTGGAGGACGAAAACTACTTCTACTGCAATGAGTTCACAGGTTTTAATACAACTAAAGAAGCATAAAGattataaatgtgtttctaaTCAAACATGTCCCCCTTCTGTGTCCCATTCCTATGAATTACCGCTTACAAAAGATTAACAGTGATTGCATATGTTATAGATTCATTTTGAAGCATTTACCTATGAAGTTCCTCCAGGACTGCGGGTCATTGGCTTGTTTCCAGGTTCCAGGCCAGGCCATCAGGACTGTGTTGTGCTTCATGCCCCCCAAACCTGCAGACTGGATGAGGTGGGAGATGCCGTCTCTGAGGTTTGACGACACCACAACATGGCAGAAACCCTTGGTGCGCTCGGCTGACATGGAGGACTTGATGTTCTGgatggaaaagatggaaaatacatgaattaaatttaatgtcaCCTATGCTGAGAAAGCGTGAGAAACCCAGCGGATGAATAACTCAGACATGGATCCAACATCAGCTGTACGAGACGTTCTTGTAGGAGCACGGACTCCAGCTGACGGAGAACTTCGTGGACTTCGCTTCTGAACGCTGAGCTGACGAAGTCACTTCATATCTGTCGTAGATCTTCTGGAACAAACTGATTGTGAAGATAAAGCTGCTGATAAAATGTGTTTCACGTTTTACTCTCAGCTGGTTAAAATGAAGCTTAAAACTTAATTCTTCACACTAACTTTTATGTCTTGCATCTGATCTGATTTAATTtgggctttttcttctttttaagtttgtttttaatgtacttgtaaAGTACATCTGATCTGTTTTTCTTCAAGGGAAATGGCATTAATTAGCACAATCACCGTTTATGAGAAGAGGAAAAGTACGTGCATAATGGGTGCAAATGTAGTCCTGAAATATTATTGGAATATTTCTTTATGAATGTCTTAAGAACACATTAAACCcttttctaaatgaataaaacaacattttaccgCAACATTTAagagtaagtaagtaagtaagtaagtaagtaagtaaatgtttatttatatagcacctttcaagataaaatcacaaagtgcttaacaacaagataaaacaccaaataacaataatacagAGTTGGAGAAAtgtcctctgtagtggacatttgtagttatttcctccattttgttctgtattttacTGAAGAAGAAAGAGCTTCACTGTCAGAGGGACAAATTGCTGATGGAAACTCAACTATTGAGTTGTCTGCTCAAGATGCAGCATTTGAGCCAGAAGCAAGTGTCCAGGGTGCCAGTATGTGCCAGACAAACCACTTCTGACTGGACTGAAGGTGTTTACTGCACCATTTGGTCTGGTCTTAGACTTTGTGGTCTACCTAGACAAGACCACCTTCAGTGTCACACAGTGAACAAGCTGTCCTTCATTTGACTGCGTCCATTCCCAGAGGAACCCACCTGTTGTTTGACAGGTTCTTTACATCCGTGAACCTGGAAATCGTGATGGAAGAAGAGCTGACATGTATAAATACAAAACAGTGATGTGGAGTTTTCCCTTTATGTGCATGATGTTCTGAcgtccactgtagtggacacaTGATAtcttgaaaatgaaaacttttttttttttaagttattagttttctcattacccttcaaacagtcggggaagttaaaaaatgttgattaaacaatattttctttgctggtagtcaggaggatataaAGCATGTGTACATGAGATATGCTGGACATAAAAACCTGTATAAATCTTTCTCCTCGTTCTTTTTTCTCTGCTAGATGGCGGCGAGACAACCCGTCAAAATCCCAACAACACGCCATGACGGCGTCGCTGCCTCCCGctgggtgcgcttgttttacgcCACAGTGTGTAAGTGGGTTCAGCAGATCGCTTCCAACACTCCACttatccacccacccatccatccatccatccacccacccatcatccacccatccatccatccatccacccacccatcatccacccatccatccatccatccacccatccatccacccatccatcatccatccatccatccatccatcatccacccatccatccatccatccatccacccacccatcatccacccatccatccatccatccacccatccatccatccatccacccatccacccacccatccacccatccatcatccatccatccacccatccacccatccatccatccacccatccacccacccacccacccatccatccatccatccacccatccatccacccatccatccatccacccacccacccatccatccatccatccatccatccatccatcatccacccatccatccatccatccatccacccacccatccatccatccatccatccatccatccatccacccacccatccatccatccacccatccacccatccacccacccacccacccatccattcatccatccatccacccacccatccatcatccacccatccatccatccatccacccatccatccatccatccatccatccatccacccacccactcatccatccatccacccatccacccatccatcatccacccatccatccatccatccatccatccatccacccacccactcatccatccatccatccacccatccatccatccatccacccatccatcatccacccatccatccatccatccacccacccatccacccatccatcatccacccatccatccatccatccatccatccacccacccatccatccatccatccacccatccatccatccatccatccatccatccatcatccatccatccacccatcatccatccatccacccatcatccatcctcccTCCCTCGCTTGTGGACCCCGAGATACATgagctcatcatcatcatctctatTATACCTCACTGGCAGAATTTATTGAAAAGCAGGGAGAAAATTCTGTATTTGGGAAAAGGAAACCAGGAAATCGGGGAGATGGAGTGATGTAACACATAGCATGTCTCTGACGTCATGGCTCTCAGAGAAACTAGTTTTCTACCTCCTTGGTTTGCAAGTTTATGGTTtatgttttatccttttttctttgtttacttgtgAATTTAGGCCtggttatattttttctttttctttcctccattGTGTGGAATGACTGTTTAGTATGACTTACTAAAAAAACCAACCTGGCAGCATTTATAGCATCACCTGTCCACCTACTGAACCAGCCTGTCAGGACACAAGTTTGGCCAGTAGATGGCAGCGTTCACCAGTCTGGTAGGAAACCCAGTTCTGGGGGTTCAAACCTCTGGCTGTGTCTGCAGCTGCGTTTCAGGGTGTTTGGAAGAAGTGGGTCCGTCGTACCTGCTCTGCTTTCTTTGCCTCCGTGTCTTTAGTGAGGTACGTCCCTTCCAGAACATTCCCCACTATCGTCAGGCCTTTCCCCGCCTTCAGCTGAGTGGTTAGGGACAGCAGACGAGGGTGTTTCACTCCGTGATCAGAGTCCAGGTTCAGGAGCACCAACAGCTGAGGCCTGGGAACATGGACAGCAGAACAGAGGGAGTTTCAGAATGTCAGTGCTGCTTACTTTACTTTACTGCTCCTTGTTTTTACTCGACTGGTATCTGCGACACGGACAATTATCCTCATCACCGGCATAAGTGACAAGGGTACACAGCTAAATATGGCACCTACACGCCAGCATGCCAAAAACGTAACTGGAACGGCTTTGAAAGTCAGCCAACAGGCTGCACGGCGGCTTATCGTCTCCTCTGGCACATGATGCAGCGAACAGAGATTCATCAGAAGAACCCTCAGCGTCTATTTCTGTCTCATTATCGTCCACCGAGCACAACTGAAACCACATCATCATAACATCCTCCGTACCTCCAGTTCTTGGTGTGCGGTGGAGCATCCTCGAGGCGAATGAGGGCGTAGcgtgctgcgttcagggacaggCCGCGGATCCCGTCACCCCATTCCTTCTCAGCCCTGTTGAggcaaacacataaataaaatccagcaCCAAAACAAACATGGGACGAGTTCAGGAAGGTTATATGAGGCTCACCCTCGGTATTCGATGTATTTGTAGATGCAGCCAGCGATGGCCATGGCAACGATGGCATAATACCAGGAGGAGATGAACATGAGGGCAAGGCACAAGCTCATTCCCAGGAAGGACAGAGCCCtggatgaggaaaaaaaagaaaaaacacaaagctcGTTCTTCATGTGCTCATCCGAGTCACATTTTCTGCTTGGAAGTgtgttaatgaaatgaaaatggttCAGAATAAAAAGCTGAGAGGCTTAGAACTCAGTAACATGGATTAAAGCCCACAGACAACAATAGTGTCCTCTTTCTCATCTCATCACACCCACCAGTGGTAGTACTTGAAGCGAGGCCTCCAGTTGGGCGTTCGCAGCAGGGTCTGAACGGCGCAGGCCAGGTTGACGAACAGGTAGCACATGAGGAAGAACCTGCAGGGGCCAGAAAACACCACTTCTTCATCTTCTAAATCTCTCTTTTATGAATAACAGTAAGCAGCTTTAAGAGGGAGAATACTCGAGAGATCACAGCCGGATACTGACATGGAGAGGATAGGAGCTACAGCATCCAGGGAGGCGATGAGGATGCCGATCTCACAGATCCCAGCGGTCAGCAGCAGAGCCCAGGTGGGTTCTCCGTTAGCCTTCCCATGACCGAACACCTTTGAGCACAGACACAGTCAAGCGTCAGCAGCTGGAGCCAATCAGGACAGCGAACGCCGCCTGCCGAGGAGCAAATGTGCATCAAACCTGTAAGAAAGGGACGATGCCGTCTCGAGCGATAGCCTGGAGCAGACGAGGGGCGCCGGTCAAACTCTGCAGACCCGCCCCACAGCAGGAGAAGAAGGAGCCGATCACAATAACCCAGGGTGAGGGCCAGGACAGCGTCCCTATGACAAGGTTCCCCTTCACCGAGTCGCCAAACCTGCAGCACAGAACAAACTGTAACCTGCTTTGCTCTAAACAGGAAATGAAGATCAGGAGACGATTTAGGCCCAGATTTACCAACATTTTACGTCCACCACAAAGTCTGTTTGGTTGCCAGTTCTTTCCTAACAGTGTTTACTGAAGAAGTGCAGTGGGAAAAGCAGTTTGTTAAACCGACACCTGAAAGTTAACAGTAAGAAATTACTCTGGAAATAAAGACGACTTGCTGAGCAGGAAAATAGATGGAAATCCTGGGGGGGGGGTTACCCAAATGGCTAGCAGCGGCCCGGATCAGGACACCATCAGACGTAATAATTTATCATAATATTCTGGCTGATCTTCtatcaataaacatttaaatgactgaaatttgTTGAGATAAATTTGTCCCTCTGctctaaaatgatcatttaaagaCAGACTGGAAGAACAAGCCCTAAATAATAAACCTCGTTTTTCTCCCCACTTCTTTCAGTAAAACACTAAATATGTCTCACTTGTCTCGAAGCAGGACTCCCTCAATACAGGCACCGAACAGAACCACGCAGCTGATGTCTGAGGAGAACTGCTCAGggaataaaattaatccacatGCAAAGCCGCAGACAGATTACATGGAGGACACACATGGTAACTGGTGGCTGTCTGTTCCTCTGACCGACGAGTTCCTGCCGGCACTATGCAAACCCTGCAGCTGGAAGACATCCACCAGAACCTGGATAACAGCTCATCTGTGCTACACTACAAGCTGGAAGGATACAGATGACAGAAGTGGTAGCAATAGCCAGGATGGTCCCAATGGGAATGGACTTCTGTGCATCCCTCAAGTCACCCGACCGGTTGGAACCGGCCATGAtaccttaaagaaaaaaagaaaaacaatctaaCATATTTCCTCAAATAATTAGTGAATTATAAGGATTTAGTCAGAGTCTCACCGGTGACGGAGGGGAAGTAGATGCCGACCAGCAGAGTGAAGAAAGTTGTGATATCATTGACGACGTAGGGCATGTAAATGTCCAGGGTCGGGTCACTTCCCCCAACAGACTGAATCTTCTCATTTTCTACCAGCATGCCGAGAGGGCCGTACCGCGACCACATGTTTTCTACGGGACAGCAGAAAGACGcctaaacacaaagaaacctGCAAGAAGAGGTTCTGGAAGGAAGAACCTTCAGCGAACTTCAGATCGGGCACACAGACAGTaaaacaaggaaatgaaaatgtatttatctgtTCTGACTTTAAAAAGATGAGGATTCGTCAGGATGGGCCGTATCACAGA encodes:
- the slc12a7b gene encoding solute carrier family 12 member 7 isoform X4, with amino-acid sequence MGERFVVVPVDGGGADRLDAAAAEPAPDTGGSCAGPGPGAEKQALEDSVLVPQDSDFVPILEYNREPNKYGDGVPKENSPFINNTDHDKGNSYDGTNMALFEEEMDSNPMVSSLLNKLANYTNLTQGAQEHEEADEDEGPKKKAVKSPQMGTFMGVYLPCLQNILGVILFLRLTWIVGTAGILESLAIVGLCCSCTMLTAISMSAIATNGVVPAGGSYYMISRSLGPEFGGAVGLCFYLGTTFAGSMYILGTIEILLTYIVPKAAIFVAERKEDEVDALLNNMRVYGTCCLALMAIVVFVGVKYVNKLALVFLACVILSILAIYAGVIKTIFEPPDFPVCMLGNRTLQNHNFDKCLKTDVIDNLTVTTELWRLFCDGPELNATCNEYFVNNNATLVQGIPGLTSGVISENMWSRYGPLGMLVENEKIQSVGGSDPTLDIYMPYVVNDITTFFTLLVGIYFPSVTGIMAGSNRSGDLRDAQKSIPIGTILAIATTSVIYISCVVLFGACIEGVLLRDKFGDSVKGNLVIGTLSWPSPWVIVIGSFFSCCGAGLQSLTGAPRLLQAIARDGIVPFLQVFGHGKANGEPTWALLLTAGICEIGILIASLDAVAPILSMFFLMCYLFVNLACAVQTLLRTPNWRPRFKYYHWALSFLGMSLCLALMFISSWYYAIVAMAIAGCIYKYIEYRGAEKEWGDGIRGLSLNAARYALIRLEDAPPHTKNWRPQLLVLLNLDSDHGVKHPRLLSLTTQLKAGKGLTIVGNVLEGTYLTKDTEAKKAEQNIKSSMSAERTKGFCHVVVSSNLRDGISHLIQSAGLGGMKHNTVLMAWPGTWKQANDPQSWRNFIEAIRETTAAHQALLVAKNVDSFPTNQDRLGEGTIDVWWVVHDGGMLMLLPFLLRQHKVWRKCKMRIFTVAQMDDNSIQMKKDLQMFLYHLRLDAEVEVVEMHDNDISAFTYEKTLVMEQRSQMLKQMQLSRTEREREIQSITDESRSSIRRKNQGEPESSTLSRQSSPMEDTQEDEAQLIHDRNTASHATVNDKEDAGPERVHMTWTKDKLFTERSRNRECNTTVAVRDLFNMKPEWESLNQSNVRRMHTAVKLNEVVVNKSQGAHLVLLNMPGPPRNRGGDENYMEFLEVLLEGLNRVLLVRGGGREVITIYS
- the slc12a7b gene encoding solute carrier family 12 member 7 isoform X3 → MPTNFTVVPVKDNARKGKEGDEEEDDNNVLREEEDPTGDGVPKENSPFINNTDHDKGNSYDGTNMALFEEEMDSNPMVSSLLNKLANYTNLTQGAQEHEEADEDEGPKKKAVKSPQMGTFMGVYLPCLQNILGVILFLRLTWIVGTAGILESLAIVGLCCSCTMLTAISMSAIATNGVVPAGGSYYMISRSLGPEFGGAVGLCFYLGTTFAGSMYILGTIEILLTYIVPKAAIFVAERKEDEVDALLNNMRVYGTCCLALMAIVVFVGVKYVNKLALVFLACVILSILAIYAGVIKTIFEPPDFPVCMLGNRTLQNHNFDKCLKTDVIDNLTVTTELWRLFCDGPELNATCNEYFVNNNATLVQGIPGLTSGVISENMWSRYGPLGMLVENEKIQSVGGSDPTLDIYMPYVVNDITTFFTLLVGIYFPSVTGIMAGSNRSGDLRDAQKSIPIGTILAIATTSVIYISCVVLFGACIEGVLLRDKFGDSVKGNLVIGTLSWPSPWVIVIGSFFSCCGAGLQSLTGAPRLLQAIARDGIVPFLQVFGHGKANGEPTWALLLTAGICEIGILIASLDAVAPILSMFFLMCYLFVNLACAVQTLLRTPNWRPRFKYYHWALSFLGMSLCLALMFISSWYYAIVAMAIAGCIYKYIEYRGAEKEWGDGIRGLSLNAARYALIRLEDAPPHTKNWRPQLLVLLNLDSDHGVKHPRLLSLTTQLKAGKGLTIVGNVLEGTYLTKDTEAKKAEQNIKSSMSAERTKGFCHVVVSSNLRDGISHLIQSAGLGGMKHNTVLMAWPGTWKQANDPQSWRNFIEAIRETTAAHQALLVAKNVDSFPTNQDRLGEGTIDVWWVVHDGGMLMLLPFLLRQHKVWRKCKMRIFTVAQMDDNSIQMKKDLQMFLYHLRLDAEVEVVEMHDNDISAFTYEKTLVMEQRSQMLKQMQLSRTEREREAQLIHDRNTASHATVNDKEDAGPERVHMTWTKDKLFTERSRNRECNTTVAVRDLFNMKPEWESLNQSNVRRMHTAVKLNEVVVNKSQGAHLVLLNMPGPPRNRGGDENYMEFLEVLLEGLNRVLLVRGGGREVITIYS
- the slc12a7b gene encoding solute carrier family 12 member 7 isoform X1; this encodes MGERFVVVPVDGGGADRLDAAAAEPAPDTGGSCAGPGPGAEKQALEDSVLVPQDSDFVPILEYNREPNKYGDGVPKENSPFINNTDHDKGNSYDGTNMALFEEEMDSNPMVSSLLNKLANYTNLTQGAQEHEEADEDEGPKKKAVKSPQMGTFMGVYLPCLQNILGVILFLRLTWIVGTAGILESLAIVGLCCSCTMLTAISMSAIATNGVVPAGGSYYMISRSLGPEFGGAVGLCFYLGTTFAGSMYILGTIEILLTYIVPKAAIFVAERKEDEVDALLNNMRVYGTCCLALMAIVVFVGVKYVNKLALVFLACVILSILAIYAGVIKTIFEPPDFPVCMLGNRTLQNHNFDKCLKTDVIDNLTVTTELWRLFCDGPELNATCNEYFVNNNATLVQGIPGLTSGVISENMWSRYGPLGMLVENEKIQSVGGSDPTLDIYMPYVVNDITTFFTLLVGIYFPSVTGIMAGSNRSGDLRDAQKSIPIGTILAIATTSVIYISCVVLFGACIEGVLLRDKFGDSVKGNLVIGTLSWPSPWVIVIGSFFSCCGAGLQSLTGAPRLLQAIARDGIVPFLQVFGHGKANGEPTWALLLTAGICEIGILIASLDAVAPILSMFFLMCYLFVNLACAVQTLLRTPNWRPRFKYYHWALSFLGMSLCLALMFISSWYYAIVAMAIAGCIYKYIEYRGAEKEWGDGIRGLSLNAARYALIRLEDAPPHTKNWRPQLLVLLNLDSDHGVKHPRLLSLTTQLKAGKGLTIVGNVLEGTYLTKDTEAKKAEQNIKSSMSAERTKGFCHVVVSSNLRDGISHLIQSAGLGGMKHNTVLMAWPGTWKQANDPQSWRNFIEAIRETTAAHQALLVAKNVDSFPTNQDRLGEGTIDVWWVVHDGGMLMLLPFLLRQHKVWRKCKMRIFTVAQMDDNSIQMKKDLQMFLYHLRLDAEVEVVEMHDNDISAFTYEKTLVMEQRSQMLKQMQLSRTEREREAQLIHDRNTASHATVNDKEDAGPERVHMTWTKDKLFTERSRNRECNTTVAVRDLFNMKPEWESLNQSNVRRMHTAVKLNEVVVNKSQGAHLVLLNMPGPPRNRGGDENYMEFLEVLLEGLNRVLLVRGGGREVITIYS